The following proteins are encoded in a genomic region of Candida albicans SC5314 chromosome 4, complete sequence:
- a CDS encoding uncharacterized protein (Predicted membrane transporter, member of the drug:proton antiporter (14 spanner) (DHA2) family, MFS superfamily; induced by alpha pheromone in SpiderM medium), with protein MISRNVQRVFVLLSCTFLGLICGTLYLYSSYSPQLANQLHYSASDSSIIALCGTIGVAIAGPISGAVVDRKGYTVSLLIGGILIISSYIGLKRQFDYAWSNVQFSSFTIFLVGVGSTFINSACLKCCAVSFPSIRGVATSLPLALYGLSALFYSVIASVFYPGDTSNFLGFLVMSIIFIYLICFPSVYIADCEHKLKSASTFHKPSVTVNSTHHHPSNTDSQSISSLFTDVKFWLLFLITGTLAAMGQMYIYSVGYMVKALVTKALPAEMNVNIIIQQDQQFQVGLISIANFIGRIVSGISGDIITQSFHKPRESLLFIPAIGMGICQLLAFNIESYTELPSNSFLIGFFYGFTFCISPIIVGDAFGMENFSFNWGIVSMSPIVPSFYFTKLFGQIYDSNSVTIQDLNDANSNTFVCTLGKLCYNSIFKLTLALSISAIIAVVVLNFREFISKRRKITSLPLASPTQGIVNEKVN; from the coding sequence ATGATCTCACGAAACGTGCAAagagtttttgttttattgtCATGTACCTTTTTGGGTTTAATTTGTGGAACACTTTATCTTTATTCATCATACAGTCCCCAACTAGCAAATCAATTGCACTACAGTGCATCTGACTCGTCAATAATAGCCCTTTGCGGAACTATAGGTGTGGCAATAGCTGGACCAATATCTGGGGCCGTTGTGGATAGAAAGGGGTATACCGTGTCACTACTAATAGGTGgtattttgattatatcGTCGTATATTGGATTGAAACGACAATTTGACTATGCTTGGAGCAATGTGCAATTTTCCAGCTTCACTATCTTCTTGGTTGGGGTAGGATCAACGTTCATTAACTCTGCATGTTTGAAATGTTGTGCTGTGAGTTTTCCCAGTATTAGAGGTGTCGCTACAAGTTTACCACTAGCATTATATGGATTAAGTGCTCTATTTTATTCAGTTATAGCATCTGTGTTTTATCCTGGTGATACATCCAATTTTTTGGGGTTTTTGGTAATGtcaattattttcatctatttgatttgtttccCCAGTGTCTATATTGCTGATTGTGAACACAAACTAAAAAGTGCTTCAACCTTCCACAAACCTTCAGTTACTGTCAATTCCACACATCACCATCCATCAAACACAGATTCACAATCCATTTCTTCCTTATTTACGGATGTTAAATTTTGgcttctttttcttataACTGGAACTTTGGCTGCCATGGGTCAAATGTACATCTACTCTGTGGGATATATGGTCAAAGCATTGGTCACTAAAGCATTACCTGCTGAAATGAATGTCAATATAATAATCCAACAAGATCAACAGTTTCAAGTGGGACTTATTTCTATAGCTAATTTCATTGGAAGAATAGTTTCAGGTATTTCAGGCGATATTATAACTCAATCATTTCATAAACCAAGAGAGTCTTTACTATTTATACCTGCTATTGGTATGGGTATATGCCAGTTATTAGCCTTCAATATTGAGAGCTACACGGAACTACCTTCCAACTCATTTCTAATCGGATTCTTTTATGGATTTACATTTTGTATCCTGCCAATTATTGTGGGTGATGCCTTTGGTATGGagaatttttcattcaattggGGGATTGTGAGTATGAGTCCAATCGTTCCTAGCTTTTATTTCACAAAGTTATTTGGTCAGATATATGATTCAAATTCCGTAACTATTCAAGATTTAAATGATGCAAATTCAAACACCTTTGTTTGCACTTTAGGAAAGTTATGCTACAAttctattttcaaattaacGTTGGCGTTAAGTATTTCTGCAATCATTGCTGTCGTTGTGCTA
- a CDS encoding uncharacterized protein (Ortholog(s) have alpha-tubulin binding activity and role in protein folding, tubulin complex assembly), translating into MINKYSLNDRVSTIDNYLGTIRYIGNLPVWGTNTVALGIEWDDPSRGKNNGDLNGIQYFTPKVTGSGTFIKSSNRSLNHIRKSFVQIIHENYLDTEYKTKNIQFGIKTVEELGWDKLNKFHSNLRNLDSLTLDYCLINIAYHDNEDKQLFDELVNLTNLELSCNLFTDVNEICKIIDNIPSLTSLNINGNRFSQFSQEQRTHNGIVSLKLSSTMMSTSMLEKLIKKFPNLKELYISGNNYCNADIENMNLNMPLTILDLSYNRLEHMPILPLVSALNLSHNYLSLRIIKGTFPNLKSLDLRANQIKDWTEIDKISIHLPDLKELRINHNPLFQELSVDDMTMQLIGRIKCSPEHLWKLNGSFLTNEEIENSELYFISKVEQGKYHIDNEQQWSYLLSKYNKLVESRVSYTYTLKDWMPLTIVLPDSKEISKKFTKNTSILQFKGLLSSWMNDLSILKFSAYYYTNENSTFAEKHELTNYLSTLDSYSLSYDQRIYISIEASI; encoded by the coding sequence ATGATCAATAAGTATTCTCTCAATGATAGAGTCTCCACAATTGACAACTATTTGGGCACCATTAGGTATATTGGTAACCTACCTGTTTGGGGAACAAACACTGTTGCATTAGGAATTGAATGGGACGATCCTAGCAGAGGCAAAAATAATGGTGATTTAAACGGAATCCAATACTTCACCCCCAAGGTTACTGGCTCGGGGACATTCATAAAATCATCCAATCGGTCTTTAAACCATATTCGAAAATCTTTTGTTCAGATCATACACGAAAACTATTTGGATACTGAATATAAAACGAAGAATATTCAGTTTGGAATCAAAACTGTGGAAGAACTTGGATGGGACAAGTTAAACAAATTTCATTCCAACTTGAGAAACCTAGATTCATTAACATTGGACTATTGCTTGATAAATATTGCTTACCATGATAATGAAGACAAGCAATTGTTCGATGAACTTGTCAATTTAACCAATTTAGAACTAAGTTGTAACTTATTTACTGATGTAAATGAAATATGCAAAATAATTGACAATATTCCCAGTTTGACTAGTCTTAACATTAATGGAAACAGATTTAGTCAATTTTCACAAGAACAAAGAACTCATAATGGTATAGTTCTGCTAAAGTTATCTTCAACAATGATGTCAACCCTGATGCTAGAGAAGTTAATTAAGAAATTTCCCAACTTGAAAGAACTTTACATTTCAGGGAACAATTATTGTAATgctgatattgaaaatatgaaTCTCAATATGCCGCTAACGATTTTGGATTTGTCTTATAATAGACTAGAGCACATGCCAATTTTACCACTCGTGTCAGCATTAAACTTGTCACATAATTATTTATCCTTACGAATCATTAAAGGCACTTTTCCCAACTTAAAGTCTTTGGACTTGAGGGCAAATCAGATAAAAGATTGGACTGAAATTGACAAAATATCCATACATTTACCCGATTTAAAGGAACTAAGAATTAACCACAACCCATTATTTCAAGAGTTGTCTGTGGATGACATGACGATGCAGTTGATAGGCCGTATCAAATGCTCCCCAGAACACTTATGGAAATTAAACGGTAGCTTTTTAACAAATGAAGAGATAGAGAATTCAGAACTCTACTTTATCTCAAAAGTGGAACAAGGAAAATACCACATAGATAATGAACAACAATGGTCATATTTGctttcaaaatataataaactAGTTGAATCTAGGGTGTCTTACACTTACACATTAAAGGACTGGATGCCCTTAACTATAGTATTGCCAGATTCTAAAGAGATTTCTAAAAAATTCACGAAAAATACGTCTattcttcaattcaaaGGGTTGTTATCCCTGTGGATGAACGATTTGTCCATACTAAAATTCTCTGCCTACTACTACACTAACGAAAACTCGACATTTGCAGAAAAGCACGAGTTAACAAACTATTTAAGTACATTAGATAGTTATTCATTACTGTACGACCAAAGAATTTATATTTCTATAGAGGCATCAATATAA
- the MPH1 gene encoding 3'-5' DNA helicase (Protein similar to S. cerevisiae Mph1p, which is a DNA helicase involved in DNA repair; induced under hydroxyurea treatment) has protein sequence MIIFATPKVCKGKTRILYFYLSKLFFYVYFFFLIYYSIQKHSYINSTMPIIPLEDDKDDDWILEDEDDPEFQAILQGNSSKGPAQRTLEGSVAAVSTRPQNDKYETIPVPVKINTPTHHAMDFENLKTYIYPTNFEIRDYQYNIVERAFYDNLLVALPTGLGKTFIASTVMLNFLRWFPISKIIFMAPTRPLVAQQIKACCSIAGIPSSKVAILLDKTRRNRAEIWNSRQVFFTTPQVVENDLASGVVNPKSIALLVIDEAHRAKGNYSYNNVVKFINRFSDSYRILALTATPASDVEGVQQIIDNLNISKVEVRTEQSIDIVRHMKRKTVERKTCYPSSEITECIELLAEGITPVLNTAKERGLLDLTDPTRINFLQCMEISRKIVANPTIPEGLKWSNYFILQLLGMVGQCYRRLNIYGIRSFQSYFNEKFLEFKTKWNAKKSTNKLNADFYFSDPITTLMDRVEELSKTLTYGHPKIEALMEELDDFFKNHETAGSRVIIFTEFRESALEIVQCIEKANDNRKPHIFIGQSKEKEKFDVENFGKKKQKGQTKKKKDERPSTRSSSENAQMTGMSQKLQKEIIKKFKKGVFNILVATSIGEEGLDIGEVDLIICYDSTSSPIKNIQRMGRTGRKRDGKVLMLFSSNEESKFDKAMGGYEYIQQHIMKGDFIQLRPQHRMIPDEYKPEAVKQLIQIPEENIELKAEDDEDEIIRIATSYMLGGKGKKGKKANNNSTKKPAKTFFMPDNVETGFKSAATMVRKVGDNKSLAERNKEKTFLDKLVDSDSESEVDKENENVIQEVDKSKNQEQNDHIITELDNTEQSVAGNTKSTTNGTSYSEPENNNQVNQESVTANLDSVARVPEPEVIENSESEEEQISKITHNTPATSVDLSNGPEETSYKIDSVLIDLIDDDFTFSSDTEGDKVEVIDAVSPEVCKLPEKPATPPIRKSLGVKRKVNKTPDPESNSISIPSSTTKKSHNEVTRKVVQDPSTTNKKSLGVKRPRPVSIIDQLKRQKIRSQVIVSRETQSIIEHESRTQSSLPSPRNMSDEISEIDVIIDLDDDDDDDNKVNGHDKSQTTISKVQPIYEFSNKEDEGFLSSSQTRELYKNYYIAIDSSDDIPFYDPVQGFSKIKDTDKFTMGRTGPITHSLRTQRLFQACNAEFDSQLAAQTKDNDKQDYTFILKK, from the coding sequence ATGATCATCTTTGCAACACCAAAAGTTTGTAAAGGAAAAACGCGCATACtatatttttatctttcaaaattattcttttatgtttactttttctttctcatTTATTACTCAATACAAAAGCATTCCTATATCAATTCAACCATGCCAATCATTCCATTGGAAGATGATAAAGACGATGACTGGATTTTAGAGGACGAAGATGATCCTGAGTTTCAAGCTATTTTACAGGGTAACTCTTCAAAAGGACCAGCACAAAGAACATTAGAAGGATCGGTGGCTGCAGTATCAACGCGTCCACAGAATGACAAGTATGAAACCATACCAGTTCCtgtaaaaataaataccCCTACTCATCATGCTAtggattttgaaaatttaaaaacGTACATTTACCCTACGAATTTTGAAATACGTGATTACCAGTACAATATCGTTGAACGCGCTTTTTATGACAATTTGTTAGTTGCATTACCCACTGGTCTAGGTAAAACCTTCATAGCTTCAACAGTGATGTTGAACTTTCTACGATGGTTCCCAATTTCgaaaattatatttatggCACCCACTAGGCCATTAGTTGCTCAACAAATTAAAGCGTGTTGTTCAATTGCAGGGATCCCCAGCTCTAAAGTAGCAATATTGTTAGACAAAACGCGTCGAAATCGAGCAGAGATCTGGAACTCTCGTCAGGTATTTTTTACGACTCCCcaagttgttgaaaacGATTTGGCCTCTGGAGTTGTCAACCCAAAGTCAATAGCATTATTGGTGATAGATGAAGCACATAGAGCTAAGGGAAACTATTCATACAATAATGTTGTCAAGTTCATAAATAGATTCAGTGACTCGTATAGAATACTAGCATTGACAGCAACTCCTGCTTCAGATGTGGAGGGCGTCCAACAGATCATAGACAACTTGAATATTTCTAAAGTCGAAGTTAGAACCGAGCAAAGCATTGATATAGTAAGGCATATGAAGAGGAAAACTGTTGAAAGAAAGACGTGCTACCCTTCTTCTGAAATAACAGAATGTATTGAACTATTAGCAGAGGGAATAACTCCAGTGCTAAATACTGCTAAGGAAAGAGGATTATTGGACCTTACTGATCCTACTAGAATCAACTTTTTGCAATGTATGGAAATTTCTAGAAAAATCGTTGCTAATCCAACAATTCCTGAAGGTTTGAAATGGAGCAactattttattttacaGTTATTGGGCATGGTTGGTCAGTGTTATAGAAGGTTGAATATTTATGGTATCAGATCATTTCAAAGTTatttcaatgaaaaattctTGGAATTTAAAACAAAGTGGAATGCAAAGAAGTCAACTAATAAGCTTAATGCTGATTTTTACTTTAGTGATCCTATAACCACTTTAATGGATAGAGTTGAAGAATTACTGAAAACATTAACATATGGTCACCCAAAAATAGAGGCGTTAATGGAAGAACttgatgattttttcaagaaCCATGAAACTGCTGGTTCAAGGGTTATTATTTTCACTGAATTCCGTGAATCTGCTTTGGAAATTGTTCAATGTATTGAAAAGGCAAATGATAATAGAAAACCACATATTTTCATTGGTCAgtcaaaagaaaaggagAAATTTGACgttgaaaattttggtaagaagaaacagaaaggtcaaacaaagaagaaaaaggatGAACGACCATCTACTAGATCGAGTTCAGAGAATGCCCAAATGACTGGGATGTCGCAAAAATTGCAAAAggaaattatcaaaaaatttaaaaaaggTGTGTTTAACATCCTTGTTGCGACTTCTATTGGTGAAGAAGGGTTAGATATTGGTGAGGTGGATTTGATTATATGTTATGATTCCACTTCGTCTCCTATCAAGAATATTCAAAGAATGGGTAGAACTGGGCGTAAACGTGATGGGAAAGTTTTGATGTTATTCTCCAGCAACGAGGAATCAAAATTTGACAAGGCAATGGGTGGGTATGAATATATTCAACAGCATATCATGAAAGGTGATTTCATACAACTTCGCCCGCAGCATCGAATGATCCCTGATGAATATAAACCTGAAGCGGTTAAACAGTTAATTCAAATCCCAGAAGAGAACATTGAATTGAAAgcagaagatgatgaagatgaaattataaGAATAGCTACCCTGTATATGCTAGGTGGTAAGGGTAAGAAGGGAAAAAAagccaataataatagcaCCAAGAAACCAGCTAAGACCTTTTTCATGCCTGATAATGTTGAAACTGGGTTTAAAAGTGCTGCCACTATGGTTCGTAAAGTTGGAGATAACAAGTCTTTGGCCgaaagaaacaaagaaaaaacgTTTCTTGATAAACTTGTGGATTCGGACAGTGAGAGCGAAGTAGATAaggaaaatgaaaatgttaTACAAGAAGTGGACAAATCCAAAAATCAAGAACAGAACGATCACATTATCACTGAGTTGGATAATACTGAGCAGTCAGTGGCAGGTAATACCAAAAGTACCACTAATGGCACTAGCTATTCGGAACCTGAAAATAACAATCAGGTAAATCAAGAAAGTGTCACTGCCAACCTAGATTCTGTTGCAAGGGTGCCAGAACCAGAAGTCATTGAAAATTCAGAAAGTGAAGAGGAACAGATTTCGAAGATAACACACAATACACCAGCCACGTCAGTGGACCTTAGCAACGGTCCAGAGGAGACAAGCTACAAAATTGATCTGGTCcttattgatttgattgatgatgattttacATTTAGTAGTGATACTGAAGGGGATAAAGTTGAGGTTATTGATGCCGTTTCACCTGAGGTTTGCAAATTGCCCGAGAAACCAGCCACCCCACCGATAAGAAAAAGTTTAGGtgtgaaaagaaaagtcaATAAAACTCCAGATCCCGAAAGCAATTCAATTAGTATCCCATCTTCTACCACAAAGAAGTCACATAATGAAGTAACTAGAAAAGTGGTCCAAGACCCATCCACAACAAACAAGAAGTCACTAGGTGTAAAAAGACCCCGTCCTGTAAGTattattgatcaattaaaaagaCAAAAGATCAGATCTCAAGTTATAGTCTCAAGAGAAACTCAGAGTATTATCGAGCATGAAAGTCGGACGCAGAGTTCACTTCCTAGTCCAAGAAATATGCTGGATGAAATTAGTGAAATTGATGTTATAATAGATctagatgatgatgacgacgacgacAACAAGGTTAATGGCCATGACAAGCTGCAAACCACTATATCCAAAGTGCAACCAATTTATGAATTTTCTAataaagaagatgaagGGTTTCTTTCGAGTCTGCAAACTCGTGAGCTATATAAAAACTATTACATCGCTATTGACTCAAGTGACGATATCCCTTTTTATGATCCAGTACAAGGATTTTCGAAAATCAAGGACACTGACAAATTCACGATGGGTAGAACAGGTCCAATTACACATAGTTTGAGGACACAAAGACTTTTCCAAGCATGTAACGCTGAATTTGATAGTCAACTTGCAGCACAAACAAAAGACAATGATAAACAGGACTATACATTCATATTAAAAAAGTAA
- a CDS encoding translation machinery-associated protein 20 (Ortholog(s) have role in ribosome biogenesis and cytosol, ribosome localization), translating into MFKKFTREDVHSRSNIKSSVQRGLKSKFVGVYPDIEQGIDNLIPKKSQVVVVKCEDKIQLYAVEQNDEQDIVMFQHFSDDLVPTLKTVHKYPECFPRVQVDRGAIKFVLGGANIMCPGLTSPGAKLPEQNLEQDTIVTVYAEGKENALAIGKLLMSTDEIKSKNKGIGIELLHYLGDGLWNYQE; encoded by the coding sequence atgtttaaaaaatttaccaGAGAAGACGTTCATTCACGTTCTAACATCAAGTCATCAGTTCAGAGAGGACTTAAATCCAAGTTTGTTGGTGTATACCCAGATATAGAGCAAGGCATAGATAACCTCATACCTAAAAAGTCCCAGGTAGTGGTTGTTAAATGTGAAGACAAGATTCAATTATATGCTGTGGAACAGAACGATGAACAAGATATTGTTATGTTCCAACATTTCAGTGATGATTTAGTACCAACCTTGAAAACTGTTCATAAATATCCAGAGTGTTTCCCTCGAGTTCAAGTTGATCGTGGTGCGATTAAGTTTGTTTTAGGAGGAGCCAATATAATGTGTCCTGGGTTAACTAGTCCAGGTGCTAAGTTACCGGAACAAAACTTGGAACAAGATACAATTGTTACTGTTTATGCCGAAGGTAAGGAAAACGCATTGGCTATTGgtaaattgttgatgagCACAgatgaaatcaaaagtaAAAACAAAGGTATTGGTATAGAATTATTACATTACTTGGGTGATGGGTTATGGAACTATCAAGAATAA
- a CDS encoding uncharacterized protein (Ortholog(s) have double-stranded DNA binding activity, role in reciprocal meiotic recombination, synapsis and condensed nuclear chromosome localization) yields the protein MAPAKKNQLSTENALASVQVYMQQQYRPYSVSDILLNMHNVLTKPKLITILDTLVADQQLVCKTIGKASYYVSKKQECVSDNTSKTETSECLNQQIKDLKQEICHLKLKLQEIVTTPTNEELDNLIEVYTKKIENLSLELEKCRHNISVTGDPNELKKYVVQLTKARKERITMFNNLVSTVKEVTGQTNILDVCGIDEEEMKKFT from the exons ATGGCACCAGCTAAAAAGAATCAACTTAGTACAGAAAATGCCTTAGCATCTGTGCAAGTGTATatgcaacaacaataccGTCCATACTCAGTTAGCGATATCCTATTAAACATGCACAATGTTTTGACCAAACCGAAATTGATAACAATATTAGACACCTTGGTTGCTGATCAACAGTTAGTTTGcaaaacaattggaaaGGCATCATATTATGTATCCAAAAAACAAGAGTGCGTTTCGGATAACACTTCCAAGACTGAAACAAGTGAATGTTTGAACcaacaaattaaagatttgaaacaaGAGATCTGTCACTTGAAATTGA aattacaagaaattgTGACTACTCCCACAAATGAAGAGTTGGACAATTTGATAGAAGTATATACGAAGAAGATAGAAAACTTAAGTTTGGAGTTGGAAAAGTGTCGACACAATATCTCTGTGACTGGCGATCcaaatgaattaaaaaagTATGTGGTGCAACTAACCAAAGCAAGAAAGGAACGAATCACCATG TTTAATAACCTTGTTTCCACAGTAAAAGAAGTTACCGGACAAACAAACATTTTG GATGTCTGCGGTATTGATGAAGaggaaatgaaaaaattcacTTGA
- a CDS encoding RNA-binding GTPase (Putative GTPase; heterozygous null mutant exhibits resistance to parnafungin in the C. albicans fitness test; Hap43p-induced gene) — protein sequence MRVKKPTSKRTTTRMREGIKKKAAAKRRKDKKIAKKDVTWKSRKSKDPGIPASFPYKDKIITELEEGRRIEKERREQLKLQKQQERQEALARGEIVEDDDEMDEDDQEEGDGANGLAALLESAQQAAKDYDGEDYEDNENEDMVDSEEDVEYEISDIEDTQDEEFGELEKSRKAYDKIFKTVVDEADVILYVLDARDPESTRSRKVEQAVLQNPGKRLILVLNKVDLIPTHALNQWLNFLKSSFPTVPVKAAPGATNSTSFNKNLTNSMTSDALLKALKSYASKSNLKRSIIVGVIGYPNVGKSSIINALTNRHGNNSKACPVGNQAGVTTSLREVKIDNKLKVLDSPGIVFPDEIVNTKKQSKTQQLAKLALLSAIPPKQIVDPIPAITMLLKKFSKDTEMADGLKNFYQLPPLPSSDLNEFVKHFLIHIARSKGRLGRGGVPNLESAAMSVLNDWRDGRIIGWTLPKASKSAAGVSSEEVDLDAPKSSLRGEKEPPKVEQTTIVSTWAKEFDLDGLLGDNFGLQ from the coding sequence ATGAGAGTGAAGAAGCCAACATCCAAAAGAACTACCACTCGTATGAGAGAAGGtatcaagaaaaaagcTGCAgctaaaagaagaaaagataaaaaaatcGCAAAGAAAGACGTTACATggaaatcaagaaaatcCAAGGATCCAGGTATTCCAGCCAGTTTTCCTTACAAGGATAAAATCATAACAGAATTGGAAGAAGGTAGAAGAatcgaaaaagaaagaagagaacaattaaaattacagaaacaacaagaaagaCAAGAAGCTTTGGCAAGAggagaaattgttgaagacGATGATGAAATGGATGAAGATGaccaagaagaaggagATGGAGCTAATGGATTAGCTGCATTATTGGAATCAGCTCAACAAGCTGCTAAAGATTATGATGGTGAGGACTATGAAgacaatgaaaatgaagacATGGTTGATTCTGAAGAAGATGTGGAATATGAAATTAGTGATATCGAAGATACTCAAGACGAAGAGTTTGGGGAATTGGAGAAATCACGTAAAGCTTATgacaaaattttcaaaacagTTGTCGATGAAGCTGATGTTATATTATACGTTTTAGATGCCAGAGATCCAGAATCTACGAGATCAAGAAAAGTAGAACAAGCCGTGTTGCAAAACCCAGGAAAGAGGTTGATTTTAGTTTTGAACAAAGTCGATTTAATTCCAACTCATGCTTTGAATCAATGGcttaatttcttgaaatcaTCTTTCCCTACTGTGCCTGTCAAAGCTGCACCTGGTGCCACTAATTCTACATCGTTTAACAAAAACTTGACAAACTCCATGACATCGGATGCTTTATTGAAAGCATTGAAGAGTTACGCTAGTAAATCTAACTTGAAAAGATCAATTATTGTGGGGGTTATCGGGTATCCAAACGTAGgaaaatcatcaataataaatgcATTAACCAATAGACACGGAAACAATTCCAAAGCTTGTCCTGTTGGTAACCAAGCTGGTGTCACAACATCTTTAAGAGAAGTTAAAATTGACAACAAGTTGAAAGTGTTAGACTCACCAGGTATTGTGTTCCCTGATGAAATTGTAAATAccaaaaaacaatcaaagaCACAGCAATTAGCAAAATTGGCTTTATTATCAGCAATCCCACCAAAACAAATAGTTGACCCTATTCCAGCCATTAcaatgttgttgaaaaaattttccaaagaCACTGAGATGGCTGATGGATTGAAAAACTTCTACCAGTTGCCACCATTGCCATCGAGtgatttaaatgaatttgtCAAACATTTCTTAATCCATATTGCCAGAAGCAAAGGAAGATTGGGCAGAGGTGGTGTTCCAAACTTAGAGTCTGCCGCCATGTCTGTTTTGAACGACTGGAGAGATGGTAGAATAATTGGGTGGACTTTACCAAAAGCATCTAAAAGTGCTGCTGGTGTTTCCTCtgaagaagttgatttGGATGCTCCTAAGAGTTCATTAAGAGGTGAAAAAGAGCCACCTAAAGTTGAACAAACTACTATTGTTTCTACTTGGgctaaagaatttgatttggatGGTCTTCTAGGTGATAATTTTGGTCTTCAATAG
- a CDS encoding uncharacterized protein (Ortholog of C. dubliniensis CD36 : Cd36_45740, C. parapsilosis CDC317 : CPAR2_401900, Candida tenuis NRRL Y-1498 : CANTEDRAFT_116046 and Pichia stipitis Pignal : PICST_28890): protein MKPKLATAIKLISVLLLYPLECFPAIVPFRDSIELVFTPEDIKKSTDYALWKIPAVKKNFKTTVKQKLLNRLLNKDLQEINPNPYDEDIFEEQQQKVKANEISNTFQTVELDIKKPNGVMRSVLKGPSSTEKKQAKLVVQSTRNTLLKNNFNDNRTENEVKLELQELSGEHLGYSHPRRVKNIKHDFNKMPSEIHENVPDSDSDSEEDENQSGLQNEKPVDPFYDD from the coding sequence ATGAAACCAAAATTAGCCACTGCCATCAAGCTTATATCAGTGCTTTTGTTATACCCTCTTGAGTGTTTTCCTGCAATAGTGCCTTTCAGAGATTCCATTGAATTGGTGTTTACACCCGAAGATATCAAAAAAAGTACCGACTATGCATTGTGGAAAATTCCTGCTGTGAAAAAGAACTTTAAGACTACGGTCAAGCAAAAACTACTTAATAGATTACTAAACAAAGACCTTCAAGAAATCAATCCGAATCCATATGACGAGGATATTTTTGaggaacaacaacaaaaagtgaaagcaaatgaaatttcaaacaCTTTTCAAACAGTGGAACTTGACATCAAGAAACCTAATGGTGTTATGCGATCAGTTTTGAAAGGTCCATCATCGACAGAGAAAAAGCAGGCAAAGTTGGTTGTCCAAAGTACTAGAAATACACTTctaaaaaacaatttcaatgaCAATAGAACAGAAAATGAAGTAAAGCTTGAGTTGCAAGAGCTCAGTGGTGAACACCTTGGATATCTGCATCCTAGACGTGTCAAGAATATCAAACATGACTTCAACAAAATGCCCTCAGAAATACACGAAAATGTGCCTGATTCAGATTCCGACagtgaagaagatgaaaacCAAAGTGGTTTACAAAATGAGAAGCCAGTTGATCCATTTTATGACGATTAG
- a CDS encoding uncharacterized protein (Ortholog of C. parapsilosis CDC317 : CPAR2_401885, Pichia stipitis Pignal : psti_CGOB_00141, Candida orthopsilosis Co 90-125 : CORT_0E01925 and Spathaspora passalidarum NRRL Y-27907 : spas_CGOB_00016) translates to MSQSTENSNIHDNTSNPYSVLTQKMSNLKEPINELLRNHEELLVQHLGIANKLSSIPKLTDKIESSIRE, encoded by the coding sequence ATGTCTCAATCAACAGAAAACAGCAATATACACGACAATACAAGTAACCCATACCTGGTGCTCACACAAAAAATGTCAAACTTGAAAGAACCAATAAATGAGTTGCTACGTAATCATGAAGAGCTATTGGTGCAGCATCTTGGTATAGCCAACAAATTATCAAGTATTCCCAAATTAACAGATAAAATCGAATCTTCTATCAGAGAATAG